Part of the Solanum pennellii chromosome 10, SPENNV200 genome is shown below.
tattgtttgtcatgttgcgcttatcgaaagtgAATTATTAATCTCTCACAGCATCAGCCCATCTTTCCAGCTATAATGCATTGTATACGatcaaatttatgattttcgCAGTAGAAAATCGAATCTAAAGAATCACGCGACAGCCCTTCCCCTTAAGCACTACAAGCTTCTATATATCTTCCGCATTTAAATAACTCGTTTCCAAGAGAATGAGCTCGACCCACCAACCTCATGTTTTTGAGTAAATTAATATCTTCAGTACATTGCAGAGCAGGGATGATGTATCATCGAAAATCCGTAGACTAAAATGAAAATTGTAAATTTGGTTTTTTCGCTTTGGGCTCGTTTAAACTTAAAATGCATTCTTTTTGCCCTTGGAAACAACTCACGCCGTTAATAAGGTCGTAACAGACATCCATGAAAAATTCGGGTCAAAAATTAGTCGGGATCACatatcacaaaaaattcatggactataacacaaAAAATAGGTAAATTTGGTTTTTAGCGTTTTGAgactcatttgaacttgaaaatgcatttTTTTGCTCTTCGGGACCAACTCACACCATTAATAAAGTTGTAATGGACttccatgaaaatttttagcCAAAAATAAGTTGTGCTGATGTATCCCCAAAAATCCGTGGactatagcaaacaaaaatggtaatttatattttttccgCTTTGAGACTAGTTTAAACTTGAAATACATTTGATTTCCCCTCATGACCAACTCACGTCATTAATAAGGTCATAACTGAcgttcatgaaaaattttggcaaaataaaGTCGGAATCACGTATCACCAAATTTCATGGACTATACACAAATAATCGATAACTTTGATTTTTTCCGTATTGcttatttgaacttgaaaatgcgtctGTTTACCTCTCAGAAACAATACACGCCATTCAATGATCATAATTGACTTCtatgaaaatttttcaaaaacaagtCAGGATCAAGTATCATCGAAAATTCATGGacaataaaacacaaaaattgatatatttagtTTATCCTGCATTATGtcttgtttgaatttgaaaatatgtCTATTTGCCCCTTAGGATCAACTCATGCTAATAGATAAGGTCGTAACGGACGTCCTTGAAAAATTTAAGTCAAAAACAAGTCGGGATCACGTATCAGCAAAAATTCATGGAGTAtatatagcacacaaaaatcgataaatttgATTTATCCTGCATTGTGACTCGTTTGAACTAGAATATGCGGTTGTTTGCCCCTCCGGACCAACTCACACCATTAATCGCATCGTAACAgactttcatgaaaaattttgggCAAAAAAATTCGGAATTCTGTATGACAAAAAATTCATGGGACTATTAAGCATAAGAACATTGGTAAATTTAGTTTTTCCCGCATTTgaactcgtttgaacttgaaattaaTCTATTTAACACTCGGGACCAACTCACGCCAGTAATTAGGTCATTACAAACGTCCATGAAAAGTTTTGATCAAAACCAAGTCGGGGTCACGTATCACTAAAAAATCATTGACTATATTCACAAACCAAACTCAAGAGAGTTGCAAATTGAAAAATCTCCTTTACTATCAAAGTTCCGATCGCCTTGTGCAACAATGGTACAACAACAACTATGTCTCAATCCCAAGCAAGTTGAATTCGGCTATATGAATCATCTATCAGTATCAGTGTCACTCTATTTAAGTTTTGTGCAACatcaatggaaaaaaaatattatatttcttgTATCTATATATCTCATGAATGACTGGCTTACAAAATGCACATGTGACTTCCAGTTGATCGATCAAGACCATCAATCATCTTCTGATGGTAGAGTTGGACTCTTTGAGCAGACATCGTTTGCATGGAGTTCCAACATTTTCTTCTCGGGATTACACAGACCTAGaggataaaatgaataaaacgCGGGTATTAGATAGTTGAAAAGAATCAAGGAGAAATACTGTCAGTGTCTGAAATATTATCAAACAGTTTTCAATGACATCTAGCTGGTTCAATGGAGCGTTAATCGCACTTGATACCATTAACCATACTCAACGAATTTGGAGCATCTCAGATGATTCATAGAATTTTGGGATGAGACGACATGCAAGCAGAAGACAGAGATCAATGACGAAAGAAGAAACAACTGTGAAAATGCATTAACAAACAACTAGGCAGTGTATTTGTTAGGCTTGGAACATAATCACGTCACAAGATTGTTACCCTTACCATCACTAATATATTTCATAAGCTAATAATAAAAAAGGGCAGTCAGGTGCATTAAGCTCCCGCTATGGACGGGGTCTGAGGAAGGCCGGACCACAAGGGTCAATAGTTCACAGTCTTACCCTGCATTTCTGCAAGAGGCTGTTTCCACAGCTCGATGACTCCTCTTCAACTTCACCATATGTGCAATGAACCACGTGTAGGAAATACACacaaaatcaaacaatttttcATCCGCAAGCAAAAACACTATTTTCTATTTCGTCAACACAAATTTACACACCACGAGAGCACCTATGAGTGTTGCTCTTAATGAAAAACTGAGGGACAGACCTGAACACTTTGGAATATCCCACACAGCAATAGATGATTCTGTACACTCTGGTTGACATAGTTGCTTATTATTCTCATGATCGACATTCATTGCAAGCATCCAGGCTCCAATGGTAACATCCTCATTGCTAAACATTCGGAAACTGAGAATTCACAGAAAAAGGAGAGAACTAATGAGCTATCACTCCTTCGACTTCAAAAGAAACAGACACAAAAGGCTCAATAAAATACAGAAAATGAATCCCAGAAACACTGTGACGTGAAGCAAAATTTAAAAACTGTAATGTGAAAGGATTTAGCCAGCTTTTTACCGTAAAGATCTTGTGTTTAGTCTAGACTTTTAATCTTCCAAATGCCAATAGACGTTATCAACTTGAAGAATTATAAGAGCAATTTCTAGTTGCTGAAATCTACTGAAAAATGTCTATCTATGATAATTCTAGTTTTACATAAAAATCAGCTCATCATGTCAAAGATGTTGCCAACACATCCTCCTTTTTCCTTATATATTAACAATGATTGACTTCCAATTAGTAACCTTAGCTTAGATGAAACAAGCTACTCCATTGGTcacatcatttaaaattttgtatactCAGACTGTTGCCTTATGATCAGAACGCATTCTAACTACAGCATTTTGAAGTTTCATGTTACCTGCACGGCAAGCTAATTTCAAGACCTACTTACTCAACAAGGACAGAAAATAATAACTATTACTCAAGTTGGAGAAAAACAGAAGCAGAATTACATGAATAGTTAGCAGATGTTCTTGAATTAAGTCTTACATCATTCACAACAAACACTTCCACCTAACTGTTATAGACGATACACACTTTGTAGGGTGGCAAATAAATCACTTCAGAACAGATGAGagacataaatatttaataaaagcaCACACTTGCCTGTTGTTCCTCAGGGCAACCAAACTTGCAACAACATCAGCAGAAAGAGCATAAATAGGACCATAAGCATGCAAAAAATACTCCTTCCCCAGAATAGATGAAAGTGGTTCATACCTGTAGCAGTTGAACAGATTCAATGAGACAATGCTGAAGATAAGAACAAGAATAATCCTGAAATTGGAAGCAcaatttttctttacatttagTCATTGGTATGTATTTATCTACATCTTCTTTTCCTCAACATTATCACAAGCTTCATGGCATATATAAACAAGCATAAGCTGCTAATGATCATTCTTTTGGTTGGTTGCTAATGACCATTGTGttctcaaaataaataaataagaggacaagatacataattataaaaatacaatgtatTGCCGTGTTATTATTATGCATTACTTAATTTCCACCATAAAATTTGTGCCTTGCTTTCgttttctttttctgttttgGTTCTCCTCCAATTTAGCACATATTGATCTTCTCATTTTTGATGACCGAGAAATCTCTCTCAGCCAAATCTGTTGGACCAACCGCAACATTTGAAACTTGTAATGGGTCCACCTCCCTACTCTTCTCCGCTTAACTAACAGGCTTAGTTAGCATGGCGTAGGGGTTGAACCTGTGACCTACATCACAAGTACCTCAACCTTTGCCACTTGACTAAGCCTGGGGACATTTAGCACATTTTGATATTTCACTCTTTATCACTAGAAATATAGAGAGTAAGTTGCAATCTTAATGACATCCAGTATGAATCAGGtctataaaaatatcatatttgaaccccccctcccccccccccctttcttAGTAGTCCTGCCAAGTAAAATTTAGGATAATCAACTTGGAATTCTTTTCATACATTAGCaaataaacttgaaaaaattatgttgccaattatataagtatataggAAACTCCTATCAGAATCAGACTGACCATTTGAGCTTGGGGTCAGTGAAAACTGGACCCTTTTTCATGCATCCAAGGTATGTTTGTGAGTGAGAACGCTCTTTGGCCAAGAGTAATGAAAGGCGATCTGTTTACGGAATATCAAAGCAACATGAGATCATAAAAAGTTACAGTAGCATAGAAATCATAACAGAGTACCTCAATTaaagaacaataataataacaaagcATCAGAATTCAGGCTACCTGGCCGTAAATATATGTCATCATCAGCTTTAACATAGAACTCGGAATCATAAAGTGCATAGGCAGCCTTGAAAAAGGCTAATCTGTAAAAGCATCTTGGTGTAAGTGTAAATCACAAACAGAAGAaactaatgaataataaatgtCAGAACTAACGTTTTGTATGGGAGCTTACTGTACTCTTCTTCAATGTCCAATAGTACAAAATCATCATATTCTGCTACCTCTTTCTTAAGTGCTGACATCTTGGATTTATCACTTGTTCTGCCAATAACAAATCTAAAAGCCAAGCCAGTGGCTTCTTCTAACCTGCAAAATTCATTCAGCTGGTTCAGCAAAATTCACAAATTTAGGGTAGTACAACTACACATAAAAGTAATTTGCAGGCCAATACACATGGTTATCGCAAAAACAAGTGaaccttttaaaaataaaaactacagCGGAAGAGATACAAGTTTGAAGTTGTTCGTTAGAAAAACAACAACTTCTGCTTAAGAAGTGCCTGAATGATTATCTTCCAGCCAGTAAGTTCTTCCGTTCTCCTTTGTCCTTAAACTTAACGACTTTGCAGAAAGCATTTAGTCACATTCCATTCACATTCCATTTTCGCGTGCATTATATAAGCTAATAATCTACAACATATTGGTCGTTTTCCAGTAAGTTCTTGCTGGTCAAGTTTCAGGACAGTCAGATCAAGCAAGCATGTGACAAATGATTCAGGGaacatgaaataattaatttttttaatcaaatttatggAAACCACACCCATATTGGGTGTCTTCCATGATACCATATTAGTGGTGAGAACATgatattattcaaaatatatcttCATTATGGTTAGGAAGGCAACAAACAATACATTAAGTAGTCCCACCACATCGTCCAAAAACAGTTTAAGACGTACTTTTCATtttataacaacaataatagccCTTACGCTGTAATTATTACTACTGCAACTTCGTCCCTAAAGCTACATTAACTCAAAGAACCTGACTTTTTGTTCTCAAAAAGGAATCGAAGCTAGTTTTCACTTTCAAAACTGAAGTTGAACTCTATCAATCAGTCAATCAACTACACCTCAATTCAAGCTAGTTGGGGTTGGCATATATGAATCGATTCTGCTCAACTAAGATCCAAGTGCAATTTAAGATCTGAAACTAAAATCTTCCCATTGTCCAACCCCGTAGAATTAGTCTACGTGAGCACAAATTGGTCCAGATACCACAgttatcaataaatatgaacTGAAACTTAAATCTTACACACTATTAACCCACATTCTGTAAATATTCCTACTTCAACTTTGTCCCCTAAAGCTGCGTAAACTCAAAGAACCCCCCTTTTTGTATTATAAAAGCAAATGAAGCTACTTTTCACTTTCAAAACTAAAGCTGGAGTAGAGAGAGTTAAAATCTATAAATCAGTCAAAAATCAACTACACCTCAATCCAAATTAGTTGAGCCTAGCATATGAGAATCAATTATCCTCTATTAGGATCCAAGAGCAATTTAAGATCTCCCCTCTCTATCCCGCCAAAGTAGAGATAAGGTCTAGTACATTCCTACCCTCCCTTGACCCTACTCGTGAGATTACACGGGATATATTGTTGTTGTCCAGCAATCTATGATCTGAAACTAAAATCATTCCATCTGTTCAACCCTACAGAATTAGTCTAGGTGCGTGCAAGCTAGTCTAGATACCACGGCTATCGAGGAAAAATGATCTGAAACTTAAATCTTACACAATATCCTCAACAGAGATAAAAGAGTATTTACATATagatagaaaaaaaagatatactTTTGAAGCCCATTGTGATCAGATGGAAACCA
Proteins encoded:
- the LOC107032200 gene encoding probable beta-1,3-galactosyltransferase 14, whose protein sequence is MPSNPKIFTARSSYSYFYHSRRSKILILCCLIGFAGFLFGFIAISRRGFGNSCKYAEPRSVSVAWDRNVMSREENGFGVTGGGYKRHKVMGFVGIQTGFGSVARRRSLRRTWFPSDHNGLQKLEEATGLAFRFVIGRTSDKSKMSALKKEVAEYDDFVLLDIEEEYSKLPYKTLAFFKAAYALYDSEFYVKADDDIYLRPDRLSLLLAKERSHSQTYLGCMKKGPVFTDPKLKWYEPLSSILGKEYFLHAYGPIYALSADVVASLVALRNNSFRMFSNEDVTIGAWMLAMNVDHENNKQLCQPECTESSIAVWDIPKCSGLCNPEKKMLELHANDVCSKSPTLPSEDD